The [Pseudomonas] carboxydohydrogena genome includes a window with the following:
- the rfbC gene encoding dTDP-4-dehydrorhamnose 3,5-epimerase, whose protein sequence is MKVTATALDGVMVVEPSLFSDARGYFFESFNHQRFRESVADVPFVQDNQSFSKKGVVRGLHYQIAPKAQGKLVRVLAGEIFDVVVDIRRNSPRFGQWTGIVLSADNKKQLWIPEGFAHGFQVLSETAEVIYKTTDYWSAEHERAIRWNDPAVGIDWPLKINPIISGKDNDAPLLSAATLV, encoded by the coding sequence ATGAAAGTGACGGCGACCGCGCTGGACGGCGTCATGGTGGTTGAACCATCCCTTTTTTCCGACGCCCGCGGATATTTCTTCGAGAGTTTCAATCATCAGCGTTTTCGCGAATCTGTCGCGGATGTGCCATTCGTTCAGGACAATCAGTCGTTCTCGAAAAAAGGTGTCGTGCGCGGCCTGCATTACCAGATCGCGCCGAAGGCGCAGGGCAAGCTGGTGCGGGTGCTTGCAGGAGAGATTTTCGATGTCGTCGTCGACATCCGGCGCAATTCGCCCCGGTTCGGACAATGGACCGGAATCGTTCTCAGCGCGGATAACAAAAAGCAGCTCTGGATTCCGGAGGGCTTCGCCCACGGCTTTCAGGTTCTGAGCGAGACGGCCGAAGTCATTTACAAAACGACGGACTACTGGTCCGCCGAGCACGAACGCGCGATCCGCTGGAACGATCCGGCCGTCGGCATCGATTGGCCGCTGAAAATAAACCCGATCATTTCCGGCAAGGACAATGACGCGCCCCTCCTGAGCGCGGCAACCCTTGTATAA